The following proteins are encoded in a genomic region of Chryseobacterium culicis:
- a CDS encoding nuclear transport factor 2 family protein, producing MKKLLLLLVFSCGLSFAQTKDETEIRKVMDDFMGCIKSRDEARYLSLFQEPVLWTGIYKDRTQAKRLEKNPKADYYFADDYKAFIKSFKDDKSEEKFDNIKIVEDGAVASANFDYSFWYDGKMENWGKEIWTLMKINGTWKITSVTFSMDLTKYFPQPTLNERTKK from the coding sequence ATGAAAAAACTGCTGTTACTGCTTGTTTTTAGCTGTGGTTTGTCTTTCGCTCAAACCAAAGATGAAACAGAAATCCGTAAAGTTATGGATGACTTTATGGGGTGTATTAAATCCAGAGACGAAGCCAGATATCTTTCTTTATTTCAGGAACCTGTCCTTTGGACCGGGATATATAAAGACAGAACACAGGCTAAGCGTCTGGAGAAAAATCCTAAGGCTGATTACTATTTTGCAGATGATTATAAAGCTTTTATCAAAAGTTTTAAAGATGATAAATCTGAAGAAAAATTTGACAATATTAAGATAGTGGAAGATGGAGCTGTTGCTTCTGCCAATTTCGATTATAGCTTTTGGTACGATGGCAAAATGGAAAACTGGGGAAAAGAAATCTGGACACTTATGAAGATCAACGGAACCTGGAAAATTACTTCTGTTACTTTTTCCATGGACCTTACAAAATACTTCCCTCAACCTACACTTAACGAAAGAACTAAAAAATAA
- a CDS encoding low molecular weight protein-tyrosine-phosphatase, with translation MKILMVCLGNICRSPLAEGIMKAKLPDNCTVDSAGTISMHEGEHPDKRAIKTAAHHDIDISKQRSRPITRIDFETFDKIYCMDIDVLGDVVSKTKNEEERQKVSLFLEVLGDHKNAEVPDPYWGDMKDFEMVFQLLDKGCTAIRNQISK, from the coding sequence ATGAAAATATTAATGGTTTGTCTAGGAAATATATGCAGAAGCCCATTGGCAGAAGGAATTATGAAAGCAAAACTGCCGGATAATTGTACGGTAGATTCAGCCGGAACCATTTCGATGCACGAAGGAGAGCACCCTGACAAAAGAGCCATTAAAACTGCTGCTCATCACGATATTGATATATCAAAACAAAGATCAAGACCTATTACCAGAATAGATTTTGAAACCTTCGATAAGATCTACTGTATGGATATTGATGTATTGGGAGATGTAGTTTCTAAAACTAAAAATGAAGAAGAACGACAGAAAGTATCTTTGTTTTTAGAAGTATTGGGAGACCACAAAAATGCTGAGGTTCCGGATCCTTATTGGGGAGATATGAAAGATTTTGAAATGGTATTCCAGCTTTTGGATAAAGGATGCACCGCAATCAGAAACCAAATATCAAAATAA
- a CDS encoding SAM-dependent methyltransferase, with the protein MLFLLPAYLSENTSISHFSPVLKDYIMQTDYFFVENEKTARKVVKFFAPEKKQADLKLFLLDKYTENADIKEAQELMMKGQDFGLLSEAGLPCIADPGNLIVKWCHEKNIRVIPISGPSSIILALISSGFNGQEFTFHGYLPIDKGEKKKQIMNLEGLVQKTGYSQIFMETPYRNNQLFEDLCKFLSPNTKLCIAANINDPEHEFIKTKSIKDWQKQKPELHKIPAVFVLGK; encoded by the coding sequence ATGCTTTTTTTACTCCCTGCTTATTTATCTGAAAATACTTCTATCAGCCACTTTTCACCTGTTTTGAAAGATTATATCATGCAAACAGATTATTTTTTCGTGGAAAACGAGAAAACAGCGCGAAAGGTTGTGAAATTTTTTGCTCCTGAAAAAAAACAGGCCGATCTGAAGTTATTCTTATTGGATAAATACACTGAAAATGCAGATATCAAGGAAGCTCAGGAACTGATGATGAAAGGGCAGGACTTCGGATTGTTGTCGGAAGCCGGATTGCCTTGTATTGCAGATCCCGGAAACCTGATTGTAAAATGGTGTCATGAGAAAAACATCAGAGTGATCCCAATTTCAGGGCCTTCATCCATTATTCTGGCTTTAATTTCCAGTGGATTCAACGGGCAGGAATTTACTTTTCATGGTTATCTTCCAATTGATAAAGGAGAGAAAAAGAAGCAGATCATGAACCTTGAAGGGCTTGTTCAGAAAACCGGATATTCACAGATTTTCATGGAAACACCGTACAGAAATAATCAGCTTTTTGAAGATCTGTGTAAATTTTTATCACCGAATACTAAGCTTTGTATTGCTGCCAATATCAACGATCCGGAGCATGAGTTCATTAAAACAAAATCAATAAAAGACTGGCAAAAACAAAAGCCGGAACTGCATAAAATTCCTGCAGTATTTGTACTGGGAAAATAA